The sequence below is a genomic window from Myxococcus xanthus.
GGTCCCCTGCGCGACGGGAAGGACGCACACGTTCAGGCTCAAGGGCATCCCGGAACGCTTCCGCCTGCGACTGCATGAGGACGGTGCGCCTCGGACGAAGGTGCCCTACCGGCTCGTCATCGGGGACGTCACCCACGAAGGAGAGACGAACGAGCAGGGCCTCATCGAGTGCGGGATTCCTCCCGGTGCCCGCGAGGCGACGCTGGAGGTCGGCGGCGAGGAGTACACGCTGTCCCTGGGAACGCTCCAACCCGTGTCCACGGAGGAGGGGCTGCGAGCGCGCCTGGTGAACCTGGGTTTCCTCGCGGACGAGGCCAGCGAAGAGGACGCGCTCTCCGAGGCGGTCGCGAGGTTCCAGGCCGAGTACGGGCTGATGCCCAACGGTACGGTGGATGAGCGGACCCGCCACAAGCTGCGGGAGGCTCACGGTGCCTGAGACCACGCCCCCTGCTCCAGT
It includes:
- a CDS encoding peptidoglycan-binding protein — encoded protein: MPRTYTAQAGDCVSSISHAHNLSPQRVWEAPENESLRRERTSPHVLKPGDTVTLPDKEIRQVPCATGRTHTFRLKGIPERFRLRLHEDGAPRTKVPYRLVIGDVTHEGETNEQGLIECGIPPGAREATLEVGGEEYTLSLGTLQPVSTEEGLRARLVNLGFLADEASEEDALSEAVARFQAEYGLMPNGTVDERTRHKLREAHGA